Sequence from the Sphingomonas suaedae genome:
TGAATCGGCACCGGCCCGCTCCCCCACCCGGCCACCCAGCGACAGTGTGTTCTATGGGTGGCCGGGTGGGGGAGCGGGCCGGTGCCGCCTAACTGCAAACGTCTCTAACGGCCCGCCCGCGCTAGCAATGCCTTGGCCTGATCGATGTGCATCTCTTCGATCATCGCGTCCTTGTAACGTTCGGCGCCGCCGGTGAACGCGGCGACCAGCGCCCTCGCCTCCTCAAGTTCGGACTCGGTCGGATCGAACGCCGCGCGGGCGATGTCGATCTGGTTGGGGTGGATCAGGCTCTTGCCGTCGAAACCGAGCAGGCGGCCCTCGGCGCACTCCGCCGCCAGCCCCTCGGGATCGTCGAGGCGGTTGAACACGCCGTCGAGCACCCAGATTTCCCGTCCGCGCGCGGCCAGGACCACCAGTTGCAGCGCCAGCGCCATCTGCGCGCGGCCAGCGGTGGGGGGCAGTTTCAGCGATGCGGCGAGATCATTGGTCCCGACGATCAGGCCGGCCATCTCGACACCCCAACCGGTGGTGCTGGCAATCGGTCCGACATTCATCACCCCCGCCGCGGTCTCGATCATCGCCAGCACCGGGCGGTCGGCATAGGCGGCGGCGTAGGTGACCGTCTCCGACTTCTCGACCTTGGGCACGATCACATGCGTTGCAGCGGATTTCTTGACCGCCTTCAGATCCGCCTTCCAATGATCGCTGTGTTCGGAATTGACGCGTACGCCGAACGGGCGATCGCCGAACCCCTCCACCCGCCTCACCGCCTCCCGCGCGGCTTCCTTGTCCTCCGCCTTCACCGCGTCCTCGAGGTCGAGGATCACCATGTCAGCCTTCAACCCTTTCGCCTTTTCGATGGCGCGGGCATTGGATGCGGGCAGGAACAGCGCAGTGCGCGGCGGGGCGTAAATCGCTTTGCTCATGCCGCCTCTATGCTAGGATCGGCGCGTTGTGGAAAGCGGCGCCAGCCCGCTCTCCTACCCGGCCACCCAACGCCAGTATCCTATGGGTGGTCGGGTGGGGGAGCGGGCTGGCACCGAATCGGATCAAGCCATGCTTGATCCGACAAACAAACGGGGACGACCGATGGAACTGACGATAGGTGCCTTTTTCATCCTGATGCTGCTGGTGCTGATGTACCTGTTCGCCAGCATCAAGATCGTCCGCCAGGGCTATCATTACACGATCGAGCATTTCGGCCGCTTCACCACCGTGGCGACCCCGGGTTTCAATCTCTACCCGGCCTTTTTCTACCGCGTCGGACGCCGCGTGAACATGATGGAGCAGGTGATCGACATTCCGGGGCAGGAGATCATCACCAAGGACAATGCGATGATCTCCACCGACGGCGTCGTGTTCTTCCAGGTGCTCGACGCTGCCAAGGCCGCCTATGAAGTATCGGACCTCTATGTCGCGCTGCTCCAGCTCACCACCACCAATCTGCGCACGGTGATGGGGTCGATGGACCTCGACGAGACGCTGTCAAAGCGCGACGAGATCAATGCGCGGCTGCTCTCGGTGGTCGATCACGCGACGACGCCCTGGGGGGTCAAGATCACCCGCGTCGAGATCAAGGACATCCGTCCGCCCGCCGATATCGTCAACGCGATGGGCCGCCAGATGAAGGCCGAGCGCGAGAAGCGCGCCAATATCCTTGAAGCCGAAGGCGCACGTGCGTCGGAGATTCTGCGCGCCGAGGGCCAGAAACAGGCCCGTATCCTTGAGGCGGAGGGCCGCAAGGAATCCGCTTTCCGCGATTCCGAAGCGCGCGAGCGTGCGGCCGAAGCCGAGGCCAAGGCGACTCAAGTCGTGTCACAGGCGATCGAGAGCGGCGGCACCCAGTCGCTCAACTACTTCATCGCGCAGAAATATGTCGAGGCGATCGGCAAGTTCGCGACCAGCCCCAACGCCAAGACCATCCTGTTCCCGGTCGAGGCGACGCAGTTGATCGGTTCGCTGGGCGGGATCGGTGAGCTGGCAAAGGAGGCGTTCGGCAAGGCCGATGCGCCGTCCGCCCCTACCCCGCCAGCGCCGCCGTCGCGGTTGCGTCAGTCGCCCTTCGTCGATCCGGAGGCGTGATGGACTGGTTGTCCGAACAGGCCGGCTTCGTCTGGCTGATCGTCGCCGCGCTGTTCGCAATCTGCGAACTGCTGATCCCGGGCGTCTATCTGACCTTCCTCGCACTCGGCGCGGCGGCGACCGGCGTGCTGGCACTGATCTTTCCGGAACTTGGCGCGATCGGCCAGTTCATCAGCTTCGCCGCCTGGTCGACCGTCGCGGTGCTGATCGGCAAGCGCTGGTACGGCGCCAACCCGGTGCCGAGCAGCGACCCCGACCTCAACAATCGCGCCGCCCGGATGATCGGCCAGAGCGTGACGGTGGTCGATGCGATCAGCGGCGGCACCGGCCGCGTGCGCGTCGGCGACGGGGAATGGCCCGCCGAGGGGCCGGATCTGGCCCCC
This genomic interval carries:
- a CDS encoding HpcH/HpaI aldolase/citrate lyase family protein; the encoded protein is MSKAIYAPPRTALFLPASNARAIEKAKGLKADMVILDLEDAVKAEDKEAAREAVRRVEGFGDRPFGVRVNSEHSDHWKADLKAVKKSAATHVIVPKVEKSETVTYAAAYADRPVLAMIETAAGVMNVGPIASTTGWGVEMAGLIVGTNDLAASLKLPPTAGRAQMALALQLVVLAARGREIWVLDGVFNRLDDPEGLAAECAEGRLLGFDGKSLIHPNQIDIARAAFDPTESELEEARALVAAFTGGAERYKDAMIEEMHIDQAKALLARAGR
- a CDS encoding SPFH domain-containing protein — its product is MELTIGAFFILMLLVLMYLFASIKIVRQGYHYTIEHFGRFTTVATPGFNLYPAFFYRVGRRVNMMEQVIDIPGQEIITKDNAMISTDGVVFFQVLDAAKAAYEVSDLYVALLQLTTTNLRTVMGSMDLDETLSKRDEINARLLSVVDHATTPWGVKITRVEIKDIRPPADIVNAMGRQMKAEREKRANILEAEGARASEILRAEGQKQARILEAEGRKESAFRDSEARERAAEAEAKATQVVSQAIESGGTQSLNYFIAQKYVEAIGKFATSPNAKTILFPVEATQLIGSLGGIGELAKEAFGKADAPSAPTPPAPPSRLRQSPFVDPEA
- a CDS encoding NfeD family protein, with product MDWLSEQAGFVWLIVAALFAICELLIPGVYLTFLALGAAATGVLALIFPELGAIGQFISFAAWSTVAVLIGKRWYGANPVPSSDPDLNNRAARMIGQSVTVVDAISGGTGRVRVGDGEWPAEGPDLAPGEKARIVAVRGGVVVVDAIRTIAETPSA